TATCGACCTGACTGCCGAATTGCCTTGACCGCATAGGAGGAACCTGCTAATCTTCACATCAGGTGCTATATATCGGTCGCGAGCAATCAACGACCAGATGGATAGAGCGATTGTCCCACTCTGGCGAAAGGAGCGAGCGTTATGAGGAAGTTGGGTAGCGTTCTCATCGTGGCCGCGCTCTTGGCGGTGATGTCATCGACGGCTGGGGCCTGGGTCACACCGGTCTTCGTCGGGGACGGCGTTCCTCTGATCGGGATAGGTGGAATCCTTGATCAGCTCTACGGTCTGGGCAATGTCGCGCGTGTGGACGACGGGCCCTTCCCCGGCGATATGGCCTGGGAGGCCCTGGCCGGCGCCGGAGCCGAGGCTCAGGCGCGCTACGCCGGCAACACCAACACCCTCGGGTACTTCGTTGGGTCCAGCGGCGCGGCCGCCTTCAATCCCCTCTTCACTGTCGCTGGCGGGCAGGGGTTCCTCTTTGGCGCGCCTTCCGCAGTGATCCCCATCATGCCGGCGTTCCGCTGGGGACTTCGCTCGGTGGACAACTCTCTGACACCCGACACGTGGTCCTCACGCCAGGGCGAAAACGCGGGGAGACTGGATCACATGGTGTCCTACCGCATCACCGGCGGCGCTGATGCCGGCGACTATGTCATCGGGTGGGAAGATCTGCCCGGAGACGCGTGGGACCAGGACTACAACGACCTCGTCGTCCAGGTGCACGCGGTCAACCCGATTCCCGAGCCGGCGACGCTCGCCCTGCTGGGAATGGGCCTCGCGTCCGCCGGTCTGCTGGGAGGCCGCCGCCGCAAGAAGTAGTGGCAGGCTGCTCCGAGCTTCCTGTAGTGAAACGAGGGCGCGCCCGATGACGGCGCGCCCTTGCCACATTCGCCCCGCCGGCCGGTCGGCTCCCTCCCGTCTCTCCCAGGCGTCGTCCTGCCGCTAGCGCCGCCCCGGCGCCTCGTCGCGTTGGTGG
This portion of the Candidatus Eisenbacteria bacterium genome encodes:
- a CDS encoding DUF4114 domain-containing protein; its protein translation is MRKLGSVLIVAALLAVMSSTAGAWVTPVFVGDGVPLIGIGGILDQLYGLGNVARVDDGPFPGDMAWEALAGAGAEAQARYAGNTNTLGYFVGSSGAAAFNPLFTVAGGQGFLFGAPSAVIPIMPAFRWGLRSVDNSLTPDTWSSRQGENAGRLDHMVSYRITGGADAGDYVIGWEDLPGDAWDQDYNDLVVQVHAVNPIPEPATLALLGMGLASAGLLGGRRRKK